AGAGCTATTCACTGGCAGAATTCGCCGCTGAGATTGCGCAGCAATCTGGTGAGAAAGTGGATTATATCAATCTGCCGCAGGCGGAATTCGCGGCGGCACTGAAAGGTGCGGGTTTGCCCGATGGTCTGGCAGAGATGCTGGCGGACTCCGATGCCGGAGCCGAACAGGGCGGGCTGTTTGATAACAGCAAAACCCTGAGCAAGCTGATTGGCCGCGCAACAACACCTTATGCCGATGTGATCAAAGCTGCGCTGGCGAAATAAGCGCACGATCAGTAGCGGCGCAATTTATTGCGCAATTCCGCACAAGATGCTGAAAAACCTGCGCGATAAATCGCGCCGCTACACTTTACCCTCCAGCCAGCAAAGTGCCTGTTGAGCACGGCCTGACAATGGCCACTCGGCACGGTGGATCAGCCAGATGGTATCCACCAGCGACACGCCGCAGCTTTCCACCTGGATCGCTTCCGGCTGCGCAAACGCCAGCCGCGCCGATTGCGGGATCACCGCAAATCCCAGACCACGCGCCACCGGTTCAAGGATCAAACTGATCTGATTACTGAACCCACGTTGCGGCAAATTACGCACCCCCGGATTCCCCGGAAAACGGCGGCTCAGCAAACGCGTCGCCATCGCCTGACCATCCGGATGATCGATATAACCCAGCGTTTCCAGATCCGCCCAGCCGTGCACCTTCACGCCCGCTGGCACCACCAGCTCCAGCGGTTCCTCAGCAAATTTCTCCGCCACCAGCCGTTTATCGTCCGGCTTCTGCGTGACCAGACCCATCTCGTAGCGATTATGTAGCACCGCATCCATCACCTCGCTATCCGGGGCAAAGCGATGTCGGATGCTGAGATCCGGGTACTGCTGTTGTAACGCCAGCAGCAACGGATAGAGACGCAGACCGATGCTGCCCGGTGAAATCAGGCTCACTTCGCCACAGGTCACATCCTCTTCGCTCAGCCGTAGCGTCAGATGGCGCTGGGCGCGATCCACCTCCTGGCAATAATCCAGCAGCGCCAGCCCGGCGGGCGTCAGCTCCAGCGGACGCTTGCTGCGCAGGATCAACGGCCCCAGTTGCTGCTCCAGATGCCGGATATGCTGGCTGACGGCCGCCTGGGTGATCCCCAGGCGATCGGCGCTTTCCGTGAAGCTACCCAGCTCCGCCAGCATGGCGAAGGATTTTAACCATTGTGGATTGAACATAATGAAATTTTATAAAACCCATAACCGAATCACTGTTTTCATTATACCCGTTGCGCAGTAGCCTGTAGATCTTTTCGACACATGGAGAACGCAGATGACTGCTCCTTATCCTCGTACCTTTTCTCATATTGGCCTGTCCGTGACCGATCTCGACGCGGCCGTGAAGTTCTATACCGAAGTGCTGGGCTGGTATCTGATTATGCCGCCCACTGAAATCCAGGAAGATGACTCCGCTATCGGCGTGATGTGCAGCGACGTATTTGGCGGCGGCTGGGAGAAATTCCGCATTGCCCATCTCTCCACCGGCGACCGTGTCGGCGTGGAAATCTTTGAATTCAAAGCGGCGGAAAAGCCAGAAAACAACTTTGAATACTGGAAAACCGGCGTGTTTCACTTCTGCGTGCAGGATCCGGATGTTGAAGGTCTGGCGGAA
This genomic stretch from Pantoea cypripedii harbors:
- a CDS encoding LysR family transcriptional regulator; amino-acid sequence: MFNPQWLKSFAMLAELGSFTESADRLGITQAAVSQHIRHLEQQLGPLILRSKRPLELTPAGLALLDYCQEVDRAQRHLTLRLSEEDVTCGEVSLISPGSIGLRLYPLLLALQQQYPDLSIRHRFAPDSEVMDAVLHNRYEMGLVTQKPDDKRLVAEKFAEEPLELVVPAGVKVHGWADLETLGYIDHPDGQAMATRLLSRRFPGNPGVRNLPQRGFSNQISLILEPVARGLGFAVIPQSARLAFAQPEAIQVESCGVSLVDTIWLIHRAEWPLSGRAQQALCWLEGKV
- a CDS encoding lactoylglutathione lyase family protein, translated to MTAPYPRTFSHIGLSVTDLDAAVKFYTEVLGWYLIMPPTEIQEDDSAIGVMCSDVFGGGWEKFRIAHLSTGDRVGVEIFEFKAAEKPENNFEYWKTGVFHFCVQDPDVEGLAEKIVAAGGKQRMPVREYFPGEKPYRMVYMEDPFGNIIEIYSHSYELTYSAGAYV